Proteins from a single region of Deltaproteobacteria bacterium:
- a CDS encoding DUF2304 domain-containing protein, whose amino-acid sequence MSRVTLFSICASAGFLLYILEMVRRRKLREEYSILWLFGSALILVLSLKKDWLDSLAHAVGIVYPPSFLFLVGILFILLILIHFSIAISKLHQMNKKMAQEIALMKEKSLGGTSGDPSIGP is encoded by the coding sequence CTTTTTTCGATCTGCGCCTCCGCCGGATTCCTTCTCTACATCCTGGAGATGGTGCGGCGTCGCAAACTGCGGGAGGAGTACTCGATCCTGTGGCTGTTCGGCAGCGCGTTGATCCTCGTGCTCTCGCTGAAAAAAGACTGGCTGGACAGCCTCGCACACGCCGTGGGGATCGTCTACCCGCCCTCGTTCCTCTTCCTGGTCGGGATCCTCTTCATCCTGCTGATCCTGATTCACTTCTCGATCGCCATCTCGAAGCTCCACCAGATGAACAAGAAGATGGCGCAGGAGATCGCGCTGATGAAGGAAAAGTCGTTGGGTGGCACTTCCGGAGACCCTTCCATCGGGCCTTGA